acaccgctacactacaccactactacactactacactactacactactacactactttaacactacactactctactactacactacactaacactacactactacaccactacaccactactacaccactgcactactacactactacaccactacactactacaccactacactactgcactactacaccactacaccactacaccactacaccactacaccactacaccactacactactacaccactacaccaccactacaccaccactacaccaccactacaccaccactacaccaccactacaccactgcactactccaccactacaccactacaccactacaccactacaccactataccactacaccactacaccactacactactacaccactactacaccactactacaccactacactactacaccactacactactacaccactactacaccactacactactacaccactacactactacactactacactactacaccactacaccactacactactacaccactactacaccactactacaccacgatactactacaccactacaccactacaccattacactacaccactactacactacaccactacactactactacactacaccactacactactactacactacactactacaccactacactactacactactacaccactacaactacaccactacaccactacactactacaccactacaccactacaccactacactactacactacaccactacaccactactacactacaccactacaccactacaccactacactactacaccactacacaactactacaccactactacactactacaccactacactactacactactacactactacactactacaccactacactactacaccactacaccactacaccactacactactacactactacaccactacaccactacactactacaccactacaccactacactactacaccactacactactacactactacaccactacactactacaccactacaccactacactactacaccactacactactacaccactacactacaccactacacagctacactacactactaaaccactactacactactacaccactacactactacaccaccacactactacactactacaccactacactactacaccactactacaccactactacaccaccacaccactacaccactacaccactacaccactacactacaccactataccactactacactactactacactacaccactacactactactacactacactactactacactacactactacactacaactacaccactacaccactacactactacaccactacaccactacaccactacaccactacactactacactactacactacaccactacaccactacactactacactactacactactacaccactactacaccactactacaccactacactactacactactacactactacaccactacaccactacaccactacaccactacactactacaccactacaccactacactactacactactacaccactacactactacactactacactactacaccactacactactacaccactacactactacaccactacactacaccactacaccactacactactacaccactacaccactacaccactacactactacactactacaccactacactactacaccactacactactacaccactacaccactacactactacaccactacactactacactactacaccactacaccactacactacaccactactacaccactacaccactacaccactacaccactacaccactctaccactacactactacactactacactactacactacactactacaccaccacactactacaccactacactactacaccactacaccactacaccactacactactacaccactacactactacaccactacactactacactactacactactacactactacaccactacaccactacactactacactactacaccactacaccactacactactacaccactacaccactacaccactacactactacaccactacactactacaccactacactactacaccactacactactacaccactacactactacaccactacactactacacatgAGCACAAACATGatttatatgttgtgttttccaCAGGGCCAGTCACCAATCCagacacaacaacccaagactccacctaccaaaccctcgaCACAACagcccaagactccacctaccaaaccctcaacacaacaacccaagactccacctaccaaaccctcaacataacaacccaagactccacctaccaaaccctcaacacaacaacccaagactctacctaccaaaccctcaacacaacaacccaagactccacctaccaaaccctcaacacaacaacccaagactccacctaccaaaccctcaacacaacaacccaagactccacctaccaaaccctcaacacaacaacccaagactccacctaccaaaccctcaacacaacaacccaagactccacctaccaaaccctcaacacaacaacccaagactccacctaccaaaccctcaacacaacaacccaaggctccacctaccaaaccctcaacacaacaaatcCAAACTGAAATTATGACACCATTACATTCCCACAGAGACAGGATACTGTTAGTCTTTGTAACATTTGTACTTTTGGAAATTCATTCTGCACCATATTTTGTCaatcaatgtaaacatatgtggatcaatataataaaatatattgaTGTGTACTTTAAATATATTGTCATCCTCTCAACAATGGtcctcctctgctgaaacaaacATGGTAACTTTAGAACAGAGAAGTTTTAACACTTAGTCACCACAGCTAGCTGAGTTCTCTTGTGGTTTAGAAGTCTAACCTCTGGCCGGTTTGAACCAGTTTCACTCTGCATCACATATAAAACTGCAGACACTGAGGTCACTACAGAGAAATCAACAGGATGTGTAGGCTAATGCCCACCCTCTCCCACAACCACCAGTATACCCAACTCCCTGAGAGAGAGCGCAAAAGGAGAcatattgagagagaaagagctatatttaagtcagttaagaacaaattcttattttcaatgacagccaactggggaacagcgggttaactgccttggtcaggggcagaatgacatacttttttaccttgtcagctcaaggatttgattcagcaacctttcagttactggcccaacgctcaccaggctacctgccgtatAGACAGCGAGCtagaggtgtcagaggaaggatgAGCACCTTGCTTGTTGTGGACCTGGTAGTTGGCAATATAGAAAAGTAGCTTGAAAAGTATAGTAACAGTTACTTTACTATCACAATCTCttgctcccccctctctctccctcagactACTCTCCTGGTGCAGGACCGAGTCAGAGTGCTGGTAAGTTTCATGTCTAATGATTTGAGTGCTGGCTAAAATATGGTGTACATGAGAGTCTCTCAGAGGCCTACAGGAAGTGGTGTAACTCTTGAGGTTTTGGGCAGCTGCTGACACCATGGCTGACACCATGGCCTCTGTTGCTATGGTTACTCTGATCACTACAGTCTCCTCCTTTATCACACCTttattttctgtctgtctgtctgtcggtctgtcggtcggtcggtctgtctgtctgtctgtctgtcggtcggtcgggCTGCTTACCTGTCTTCCTGCCTTACTAAGAGACTGAATGACCAACCCGCTGACCAACTGAGAAACCAACTGACCGAATGAACGCTGTAACTATCTCTGGTCAGGtgtgatggtatctatgatatatacagtactctgtaaattATTTATTTGTTTGCTCGTTCATTCATCATTCGTTAGTTCAATTATCATTACATCATTATCATTACAtcattattttgtttgtttgtcggTCGGTCGTttcgtctgtctgtccgtccattcattcattcattgtttCTACTGTGAATGTAAAACTGGCTTGAACAAAAAGAGACAGTTTGTAGCTTTCAGAAACCTTTGATTATTCAGTGTATTTTACTCCACTTGATGGGAAATGAGACTGTGTGTATTTGTCATTAAAGCACcaatatatttctatgtgtttgatacgTTCCATTCTAGACATTACTATAAGtagtcctcccctcaccagcctccactggtgctgTGAGTAAACTCAGTACCTGTCTCATCAACATGTACCACTGTCACTAGACACACAGAgctgagatggagggagagagatgagggagagagatggagggagactgccctccagtggcagaataactctgtatctctcctctgtagacagcttCCAGTCTGCATGAGAGTGAAGGAATGTGTTTCTGTGCTCTTATAgaggattctctctctctctctctctctctctctctctctctctctctctctctctctctctctctctctctctctctctctctctctctctctctctctctctctctctctctctctctctctctctctctctctctctctctctctctctctctctctctctcaatgtaggAACAGCAACGTGATTGGttaaggaggaagagggaggggttGTCATAAATAACATGTGGTAGGAGGGTTTGaactagtagagagagagatgcagaaatAGGGAAGTACATAATTGTAAGAGCGcaaagagtgagagggagggagggagggagggagggagggagggagggagggagggagggaggggcagagTGAGTACATAAAGTACATGAAGTTTGTTTTTAAGTTATTAAAATTAGAGAGAGAACCTTAGAGAGTTGTAGACttattatatcaggacctatagacacctggaccaacctggagagaacacagcattatatcaggacctatagacacctggaccaacctggagagaacacagcattatatcaggacctatagacacctggaccaacctggagagaacacagcattatatcaggacctatagacacctggaccaacctggagagaacacagcattatatcaggacctacagacacctggaccaacctggagagaacacagcattatatcaggacctatagacacctggaccaacctggagagaacacagcattatatcaggacctatagacacctggaccaacctggagagaacacaacaaGATGAGGATCCTGCTGAtagtcatcctcctctccttcatgacAGGTAATAAGCTTGTTATAACTCTctataacaatgtaataacatCCAGTTAGTCTTCTAATAAAGGCTGCTACTACAGATCAGGAAAcactacggtgtgtgtgtgtgtgtgtgtgtgtgtgtgtgtgtgtgtgtgtgtgtgtgtgtgtgtgtgtgtgtgtgtgtgtgtgtgtgtgtgtgtgtgtgtttgtactgtgtgtATAATTTGAGGATGCCACTGGTGTAGGAATCCTAACTGTAAGTAcatttatcatctatgcatagtcactttaactccccctacatgtacattttacctcaattagcccagCTCAGATAAGGAAACACGACTAAACTAAgaggaatataaaatatattttctcttgTCTGATTGACAGGTTGTTTGAGTCCCTTCAAAGTGACAGGATACTCTGGAGGAACTGTCATCATCTActgtcatttttttcattttcattacagtacaacggtttgatttgtttgatcttagctagctacatagccgtcttcgtatcaaagataattgtgtagttattgaggttcgctagccagctattttcgtcctaacgtaacgtaacgtagtcaacactgctagctagccagctagccaccgaatagcagcactgtagaaacgattgcattacaacggaacgacttgattagtgtagtgttagctagctacacagttgtctttgctatctttgatttgtttgatcttagctagctacttagctagctacatagccgtctttgtatcatagataattgtgtagttattgaggttcgctagccagctattttcgtcctaacgtaacgtaacgtagtcaacactgctagctagccagctagccaccgaatagcagcactgtagaaacgattacattacaacggaacgacttgattagtgtagtgttagctagctacatagttgtctttgctatctttgtatctaagataattgtgtagttttgagtaattatcggttagctagccagctattttcgtccgccgcgctgccgttctcctacctactcaacactgctagctaacactgctagctagccaacttctaccgaatagcagcactgtagaaacttacattacaacggaacgacttgattagcgtagtgttagctagctacatagttgtctttgctgtccttgtatccaagataattgtgtagtttagagaaatttagagaaattgtcgaggttacctagccagttagaggttacctagccagctacactttcaaacaaagtcaacaacgcagccactgctagccagcctacttcaccagccagcagtactatatcattttagtcaataagattttatttttttttgcaacgtaagcttaactttctgaacattcgagacgtgtagtccacttgtcattctaatctcctttgcattcgcgtagcctcttctgtagcctgtcaactatgtgtctgtctatccctcttctctcctctctgcacagaccatacaaacgcttcacaccgcgtggccgccgctactctaacctggtggtcccagcgcgcacgacccacgtggagttccaggtctccggcagcctctggaactgccgatctgcggccaacaaggcagagttcatctcagcctatgcgtccctccagtccctcgacttcttggcactgacggaaacatggattaccactgataacactgctactcctactgctctctcctcgtctgcccacgtgttctcgcacaccccgagagcttctggtcagcggggtggtggcactgggatcctcatctctcccaagtggacattctctctttctcccctgacccatctgtctatcgcctcctttgaattccatgctgtcacagttaccagccctttcaagcttaacatccttatcatttatcgccctccaggttcccttggagagttcatcgatgagcttgacgccctgataagttcctttcctgaggatggctcacctctcacagttctgggtgactttaacctccccacgtctacctttgactcattcctctctgcctccttctttccactcctctcctcttttgacctcaccctctcaccttccccccctactcacaaggcaggcaatacgcttgacctcatctttactagatgctgttcttccactaatctcactgcaactcccctccaagtctccgaccactaccttgtatccttttccctctcgctctcatccaacacttcccacactgcccctactcggatggtatcgcgccgtcccaaccttcgctctctctcccccgctactctctcctcttccatcctatcatctcttccctctgctcaaaccttctccaacctatctcctgattctgcctcctcaaccctcctctcctccctttctgcatcctttgactctctatgtcccctatcctccaggccggctcggtcctcccctcctgctccgtggctcgacgactcactgcgagctcacagaacagggctccgggcagccgagcggaaatggaggaaaactcgcctccctgcggacctggcatcctttcactccctcctctctacattctcctcttctgtctctgctgctaaagccactttctaccactctaaattccaagcatctgcctctaaccctaggaagctctttgccaccttctcctccctcctgaatcctcctccccctcctcccccctcctccctctctgcagatgacttcgtcaaccattttgaaaagaaggtcgacgacatccgatcctcgtttgctaagtcaaacgacaccgctggttctgctcacactgccctaccctgtgctttgacctctttctcccctctctctccagatgaaatcttgcgtcttgtgacggccggccgcccaacaacctgcccgcttgaccctatcccctcctctcttctccagaccatttccggagaccttctcccttacctcacctcgctcatcaactcatccttgaccgctggctacgtcccttccgtcttcaagagagcgagagttgcaccccttctgaaaaaacctacactcgatccctccgatgtcaacaactacagaccagtatcccttctttcttttctctccaaaactcttgaacgtgccgtccttggccagctctcctgctatctctctcagaatgaccttcttgatccaaatcagtcaggtttcaagactagtcattcaactgagactgctcttctctgtgtcacggaggcgctccgcactgctaaagctaactctctctcctctgctctcatccttctagacctatcggctgcctttgatactgtgaaccatcagatcctcctctccaccctctacgagctgggcatctccggcgcggcccacgcttggattgcgtcctacctgacaggtcgctcctaccaggtggcgtggcgagaatctgtctccgcaccacgtgctctcaccactggtgtcccccagggctctgttctaggccctctcctattctcgctatacaccaagtcacttggctctgtcatatcctcacatggtctctcctatcattgctatgcagacgacacacaattaatcttctcctttcccccctctgataaccaggtggcgaatcgcatctctgcatgtctggcagacatatcagtgtggatgacggatcaccacctcaagctgaacctcggcaagacggagctgctcttcctcccggggaaggactgcccgttccatgatctcgccatcacggttgacaactccattgtgtcctcctcccagagtgctaagaaccttggcgtgatcctggacaacaccctgtcgttctcaactcacatcaaggcggtgacccgttcctgtaggttcatgctctacaacattcgcagagtacgaccctgcctcacacaggaagcggcgcaggtcctaatccaggcacttgtcatctcccgtctggattactgcatctcgctgttggctgggctccctgcctgtgctattaaacccctacaactcatccagaacgccgcagcccgtctggtgttcaacattcccaagttctctcacgtcaccccgctcctccgctctctccactggcttccagttgaagctcgcatccgctacaagaccatggtgcttgcctacggagctgtgaggggaacggcacctccgtaccttcaggctctgatcaggccctacacccaaacaagggcactgcgttcatccacctctggcctgctcgcctccctacctctgaggaagtacagttcccgctcagcccagtcaaaactgttcgctgctctggcaccccaatggtggaacaaactccctcacgacgccaggtcagcggagtcaatcaccaccttccggagacacctgaaaccccacctctttaaggaatacctaggataggataaagtaatccttctaaccccccccctcccccttaaaagagttagatgcactattgtaaagtggttgttccactggatatcataaggtgaatgcaccaatttgtaagtcgctctggataagagcgtctgctaaatgacttaaatgtaaatgtacatcgAACAAAGAAGTAATGAAAAATATTTCTGTGAGGGACCAAAGTGGACTTATAGTTGTGATAAGAAAATAACTACTCTGAGGAAGAACACCTGGTTCCACAGTGGTAGATTCTCTCTGTATGAGAACACTGGAGGAAACTACTTCAAGGTGATCATCAGACAACTGACCAGACAAGATGAAGGGACCTACTGGTGTGGAGTGGACAACCCTATTATACCTGACAGTTATACCAAGGTAGAGCTGGATGTGAAGAAGGGTGAGAGACTTTTACTTTAACTTTATGAAATGAATTTAGCAACATATGTTATCACATGATCAGTACCACTAGTCAATGAAGTCAGTCTAtatactagactaaggttgtgttgtgtgttcctattgacagatgactgctgtgagaagtcagtctatagtattagactaaggttgtgatgtgtgttcctattgacagatgactgctgtgagaagtcagtctatagtactagactaaggttgtgatgtgtgttcctattgacagatgactgctgtgagaagtcagtctatagtattagactaaggttgtgatgtgtgttcctattgacagatgactgctgtgagaagtcagtctatagtattagactaaggttgtgatgtgtgttcctattgacagatgactgctgtgagaagtcagtctatagtattagactaaggttgtaatgtgtgttcctattgacagatgactgctgtgagaagtcagtctatagtactagactaaggttgtgatgtgtgttcctattgacagatgactgctgtgggAAGTCAGTCATAGAGACGGCCAATCTGGGAGGAGAAGCTACCATCAGATGCAACTATCCAGAGGACCATGAGGACAGCATCAAGTATTTCTGCAAGGAAAGCAATGACTTCAAGACTTGTGTTAATATGATCTCTGCTCACCAGACAACTGCAGAAGCTGGTCGTTTCTCTGTGTCTgacaacagaagagagagattCTCCACAGTGACCATCAGGGACCTGACTGAAGATGATACTGGGACCTACTGGTGTGGAGTAGAAACCAGCAGGACAGAACAACGTTACATTACACTGATCACACAGGTGAAGCTGGATGTTATAAGTGAGTATAAACTTCTTCTTTCTCTTTAACATGTGAACATAAACACACAAGTTACACTCATATCTACAGTGTGTGACAAATGTGGTTTGCTTGAAATCATTCCACAAGGACCCACCTGACCAGAAGAATGTATAAGACACCGAGCAACTAGCTCCAGTTAGAGATATGCAGAGCTGTGTAAGTCATTATGTTCATGTTAAGATGTTAATATGTATGTAGCTTCCTGGTTGACAGCTGTTAGGCTGTTGTATCACTTCCAGTTGTGGACCAGATCTTTACAGAGCTGTGTAAGTCATTATGTTCATGGTAAGATGTTAATATGTATGTAGCTTCCTGGTTGACAGCTGTTAGGCTGTTGTTTCACTTCCAGTTGTGGACCAGATCTTTACTGAGCTGTGAGATCTATCTGGACAACGAAAGAGGAAGAGGTTTTTCACAGTTCCTTTTCTCTGCCTGTCATCATCATGGTGTACAGGACAGTTCACTGTGATGACCTCTGACCTTCTGGTCAAAGCTTTCAACCATCTTTGAAAAATAGCTTTGGACCAGCCCTATGAGCACAAGAAGTTGAAAGTATGTTGAAAATACaatgaaaatacatattttttgttGAGAAAAGATGTTGAAAAAGGCATGTTATGTTTATAGGGACTCATTGTGGTCCtctgtggttcagttggtagagcaggggGTTAGTAACACATGGATTGTGCGTTTGATTCCTGCTAGAACCACCCAGCTGATAAATgtacgcatgactgtaagtttatttgggataaaagtgtctgccaaacggaatatgtattatttcataatTATCTGACGAAATAGTTTATCATTTATGAGGTTTTCACCTCAGTGATGTCCAGGTCTCCTGAACCACCTGATCAGACAACCAACCCACCCACCCCATGGACCTCCACTTACCCTGATCCATCATCTGTCTCCCCTTCATCACCCACCGCACCCACCCCATGGACCTCCACTTACTCTGTTCCATCATCTGTCACCCCTTCATCACCCAACCCACCCACCCCATGGACCTCCACTTACCCTGATCCATTGTCTGTCTCCCCTTCATCATCATCAATCCCAATAGAGTTTGTAGTGATCATGGTGTCTGTGAGTCTGG
This genomic window from Salvelinus namaycush isolate Seneca unplaced genomic scaffold, SaNama_1.0 Scaffold624, whole genome shotgun sequence contains:
- the LOC120042157 gene encoding polymeric immunoglobulin receptor-like, whose product is MYIEQRSNEKYFCEGPKWTYSCDKKITTLRKNTWFHSGRFSLYENTGGNYFKVIIRQLTRQDEGTYWCGVDNPIIPDSYTKVELDVKKDDCCGKSVIETANLGGEATIRCNYPEDHEDSIKYFCKESNDFKTCVNMISAHQTTAEAGRFSVSDNRRERFSTVTIRDLTEDDTGTYWCGVETSRTEQRYITLITQVKLDVIIVDQIFTEL